In Xyrauchen texanus isolate HMW12.3.18 chromosome 14, RBS_HiC_50CHRs, whole genome shotgun sequence, the following are encoded in one genomic region:
- the LOC127654585 gene encoding E3 SUMO-protein ligase ZBED1-like: protein MSRCKICGKKVPVTRGNTSNLRCHLANCHPAINAQLAPQASGRGATSKRTAETGTSRQLGVAEAFGKSVKYSRESNRHKCLTAAVTQYLVQEMVPFNTVEKPAFKSMLQKFDKQYELPGKTYFSETAVPKMYSTVKTSIKSELMNVDYFSATTDMWSSVNMTPYMSLTVHYLSIEWILKSRCLETVFMPENHTSDNISDALRHTFEEWSLDEKKLVCITTDNGANIVAAVKKLNWPWLNCFGHNLHLAITNAMARVKDRTARAMGLCHTLAYSVQDCATRWGTKQKKVERVLEQIPAIRRVLDDRRRHQHLNPSWQDIAVLESVNAALKPAAEFTDLLSGESYVTVSSVKPVLKLLTEDMLKPSSEDTTLTSDIKHKMCGVLHGKYEPAALQKLLAKACCLDPRYRGDHINDTETKSALIEEMVGVEDEETAARASEVGDAGKAVVPPAAKKKTLGDLLKSRTTSASAPIPKRARADNELTRYLHEECIDSNANPLSWWRDNQSRFPLLSKVARKYMCICATSTPSERVFSAAENIVTPMRSSLKPHKVNMLVFLARNKDMITQI from the exons ATGAGCCGATGCAAAATTTGCGGCAAAAAGGTTCCTGTGACACGCGGCAATACATCTAATTTGAGGTGTCATCTCGCTAACTGTCATCCAGCCATTAATGCACAGCTGGCCCCTCAAGCATCAGGTCGCGGAGCAACATCAAAAAGAACAGCTGAGACCGGTACCAGCCGACAGTTAGGAGTAGCTGAAGCCTTTGGGAAATCTGTAAAATACAGCCGTGAAAGTAACAGGCATAAATGCCTTACAGCCGCTGTTACCCAGTATCTAGTTCAGGAGATGGTTCCATTCAACACTGTGGAGAAACCTGCATTCAAGTCAATGCTTCAAAAATTTGACAAGCAGTACGAGTTGCCGGGCAAAACCTACTTTTCAGAAACTGCTGTGCCAAAAATGTACAGCACGGTAAAGACATCGATTAAAAGCGAGCTTATGAATGTCGACTACTTTTCTGCCACAACCGATATGTGGTCAAGTGTCAATATGACTCCTTATATGAGTCTAACGGTTCATTATCTCAGCATAGAATGGATTCTGAAATCACGTTGCCTCGAAACCGTGTTCATGCCCGAAAACCACACGTCCGACAATATTTCGGATGCTCTCCGGCACACATTTGAAGAGTGGTCCCTGGATGAGAAGAAGCTGGTCTGTATCACTACAGACAATGGGGCCAACATAGTTGCAGCAGTCAAAAAGTTGAACTGGCCGTGGCTGAACTGCTTTGGTCACAATTTACATTTGGCAATAACAAACGCAATGGCAAGGGTCAAAGACCGCACAGCCCGAGCAATGGGCCTGTGTCACACACTG GCCTACTCTGTTCAGGACTGCGCTACGAGATGGGGCACCAAACAGAAAAAGGTGGAAAGGGTTTTAGAGCAAATCCCGGCTATCAGAAGAGTTTTGGATGACCGCCGGAGACATCAACATCTAAATCCAAGCTGGCAGGACATCGCTGTCCTTGAGTCCGTGAACGCAGCACTGAAACCCGCGGCTGAATTTACGGATCTGCTGTCTGGCGAAAGCTACGTTACAGTGTCTTCAGTCAAACCCGTCCTGAAACTCCTGACAGAAGATATGCTTAAACCATCATCCGAGGATACCACCTTAACATCGGACATAAAGCACAAAATGTGTGGTGTTCTACATGGGAAGTATGAACCAGCTGCCTTACAAAAACTTTTGGCAAAGGCGTGTTGTTTAGATCCTCGATATAGGGGGGATCATATCAATGACACGGAGACAAAATCCGCACTCATCGAAGAGATGGTGGGAGTGGAGGACGAAGAGACCGCTGCCCGTGCGTCAGAGGTTGGAGACGCAGGGAAAGCGGTAGTGCCACCTGCAGCAAAGAAAAAGACTCTTGGAGACCTGCTGAAGTCACGGACAACCTCCGCGTCAGCGCCCATACCCAAGAGAGCGCGAGCAGATAACGAGCTCACGCGCTATCTGCATGAGGAGTGCATCGACTCCAACGCGAATCCACTGTCCTGGTGGCGCGATAATCAGTCTAGATTTCCGCTGCTCTCCAAAGTCGCGCGCAAATACATGTGTATTTGTGCAACGAGCACACCGTCGGAAAGGGTTTTCAGTGCCGCGGAGAATATTGTTACCCCCATGCGATCCTCCCTGAAACCACATAAGGTTAATATGTTGGTTTTCCTAGCGCGAAACAAGGACATGATAACCCAGATCTAA